In Actinoplanes sp. NBC_00393, a single genomic region encodes these proteins:
- a CDS encoding peptidylprolyl isomerase, producing the protein MAPSKDRQRKLARAKYDRQLARRAERERRRRRIWAGVGTGLALVLVVAGGAWIGGAFDSDDSTETTAGDVCLWTPQNATANTDLKEVGTPPTKDLPETGTETMTVTTDKGAPIVASLDVASAPCAAASFSFLAGKSFFDNTECHEITADGALRCGDPSGTGNGGPTYSFYDENVPAPAPSASAAPSAPVTYPKGTVALVGNPPGSNSSQFLLFFKDFSPAEPIYPIIGQVTSGLDTLTKISKIATVENATGDKVKPKEKITIQSLTVGAAAASAAPSASTES; encoded by the coding sequence GTGGCTCCCAGCAAGGACCGGCAGCGCAAGCTCGCGCGCGCGAAATATGACCGGCAACTGGCCCGCCGGGCCGAGCGAGAGCGCCGCCGCCGCCGGATCTGGGCCGGTGTCGGCACCGGCCTCGCGCTGGTGCTGGTCGTCGCCGGTGGCGCCTGGATCGGCGGCGCCTTCGACAGCGACGACTCCACCGAGACCACCGCCGGTGACGTCTGCCTCTGGACCCCGCAGAACGCGACGGCCAACACCGACCTCAAGGAGGTCGGCACCCCGCCCACCAAGGACCTGCCGGAGACCGGCACGGAGACGATGACGGTCACCACCGACAAGGGTGCGCCGATCGTCGCGAGCCTCGACGTGGCCAGCGCCCCGTGTGCGGCCGCGAGCTTCTCGTTCCTGGCCGGCAAGTCGTTCTTCGACAACACCGAGTGCCACGAGATCACCGCCGACGGCGCGCTGCGCTGCGGTGACCCGAGCGGCACCGGCAACGGCGGCCCGACGTACAGCTTCTATGACGAGAACGTTCCGGCGCCCGCCCCGAGCGCCTCCGCTGCTCCGAGCGCGCCGGTGACCTACCCCAAGGGCACGGTGGCGCTGGTCGGCAACCCACCCGGCAGCAACAGCAGCCAGTTCCTCCTCTTCTTCAAGGACTTCAGCCCGGCCGAGCCGATCTACCCGATCATCGGCCAGGTGACCAGCGGTCTGGACACGCTGACCAAGATCTCCAAGATCGCCACGGTGGAGAACGCCACCGGCGACAAGGTGAAGCCCAAGGAGAAGATCACTATCCAGAGTCTGACCGTCGGTGCGGCCGCTGCCTCCGCGGCCCCGTCGGCCAGCACCGAGTCGTGA
- a CDS encoding cyanophycinase codes for MDGRLLIMGGAAGPALLQRFVELAGSAAARIVVIATASETPETAEAAYIEKFLALGAGEVRPLRLSSRSEANAPGVEPVLRPATGVFFTGGDQERITRVIGGTTADSLLQALVGDGSVVLAGTSAGAAMMSGTMITGGDGPGGVSTGPGLEFLPGVLIDQHFAERGRLNRLLGAVARYPHELGVGIDEDTAILTDGDRFEVLGNGAVTVVDAGCATDIRVPPTGPIALAGARIHVLPAGYTFHLMGRQPAAERGRAA; via the coding sequence GTGGATGGCCGGCTTCTGATCATGGGTGGGGCCGCCGGGCCGGCCCTGCTCCAACGGTTCGTCGAGCTGGCCGGTTCCGCGGCCGCCCGGATCGTGGTGATCGCGACGGCCAGCGAGACGCCGGAGACCGCCGAGGCCGCGTACATCGAGAAGTTCCTCGCCCTCGGCGCCGGCGAGGTACGACCCCTGCGTCTCTCCTCCCGCAGCGAGGCGAACGCGCCCGGCGTCGAGCCGGTGCTGCGCCCGGCCACCGGGGTCTTCTTCACCGGCGGCGACCAGGAGCGGATCACCCGGGTGATCGGTGGCACGACCGCCGACTCGCTGCTACAGGCGCTGGTCGGCGACGGCTCGGTGGTGCTCGCCGGGACCAGCGCGGGCGCGGCCATGATGTCCGGCACCATGATCACCGGAGGTGACGGCCCCGGCGGGGTTTCGACCGGCCCGGGCCTGGAATTCCTGCCCGGGGTCCTGATCGACCAGCACTTCGCCGAACGCGGCCGGCTGAACCGTCTGCTCGGCGCGGTCGCCCGCTACCCGCACGAGCTCGGCGTGGGCATCGACGAGGACACCGCGATATTGACCGACGGCGACCGGTTCGAGGTGCTCGGCAACGGCGCGGTCACGGTCGTCGACGCCGGGTGCGCCACCGACATCCGGGTTCCGCCGACCGGGCCGATCGCCCTGGCCGGGGCACGAATCCACGTGCTGCCGGCCGGCTACACCTTCCATCTCATGGGCCGTCAACCGGCCGCAGAACGGGGACGAGCCGCATGA
- the hisS gene encoding histidine--tRNA ligase produces MPISGFPEWLPPQRMIEQFVLDKIRSTFELYGFAPLETRAVEPVETLLSKGETSKEVYLLRRLQEDDLSKKEDQLGLHFDLTVPFARFVVENHGKLQFPFRRYQIQKVWRGERPQEGRYREFLQADIDVVNRDTLPFHFDTEMPLVIGDVFKSLPIPPAVIQVNNRKVCEGFYRGLGLSDTAQVLRTVDKLDKIGPDKVAALLAETVGASDVQAAACLKLAEISGSDGSFVDRVRALGVTDPLLDEGLEELLQVVETAGEHAPGLVRAELKIARGLDYYTGTVYETQLRGYERFGSVCSGGRYENLASVGNTRFPGVGISIGVSRLLGILFGQNALGVSRSVPTCVVVAVPSEEQRADCERIATALRRRGIPTEVAPTAAKFGKQIQFADRRGIPYVWFPGEPDTVKDIRSGEQVEAVAASWQPPAADLHPVVTAG; encoded by the coding sequence GTGCCTATTTCCGGTTTTCCTGAGTGGCTGCCGCCGCAGCGCATGATCGAGCAGTTCGTGCTCGACAAGATCCGCTCCACGTTCGAGCTCTACGGTTTCGCCCCGCTGGAGACGCGTGCGGTCGAGCCGGTGGAAACGCTGCTCTCCAAGGGCGAGACTTCCAAGGAGGTGTACCTTCTGCGCCGCCTGCAGGAGGACGACCTCTCCAAGAAAGAGGATCAGCTCGGCCTGCACTTCGATCTGACCGTCCCGTTCGCACGGTTCGTCGTGGAGAACCACGGGAAGCTGCAGTTCCCCTTCCGCCGCTACCAGATCCAGAAGGTGTGGCGCGGTGAGCGGCCGCAGGAGGGCCGCTACCGCGAGTTCCTGCAGGCCGACATCGACGTGGTGAACCGGGACACCCTGCCGTTCCACTTCGACACCGAGATGCCGCTGGTGATCGGCGACGTGTTCAAGTCGCTGCCGATTCCACCGGCGGTCATCCAGGTCAACAACCGCAAGGTCTGCGAGGGCTTCTACCGCGGCCTGGGCCTTTCCGACACGGCACAGGTGCTGCGTACGGTCGACAAGCTGGACAAGATCGGCCCGGACAAGGTGGCTGCTCTTCTGGCGGAAACCGTGGGCGCCTCGGATGTGCAAGCGGCGGCCTGTCTGAAGTTGGCCGAAATTTCGGGATCCGACGGTTCTTTTGTGGACCGCGTCCGAGCGCTCGGTGTGACCGATCCGCTGCTCGACGAGGGCTTGGAGGAGTTGCTGCAGGTCGTCGAGACGGCGGGGGAGCACGCACCCGGGCTCGTGCGGGCCGAGCTGAAGATCGCCCGCGGGCTGGACTACTACACCGGCACGGTCTACGAGACCCAGCTGCGGGGGTACGAGCGGTTCGGCTCGGTCTGCTCCGGCGGCCGCTACGAGAACCTGGCCTCGGTCGGCAACACCCGCTTCCCGGGCGTCGGCATCTCGATCGGTGTCTCCCGGCTGCTCGGCATCCTCTTCGGGCAGAACGCGCTGGGCGTCTCCCGTTCGGTGCCGACCTGTGTGGTCGTCGCGGTGCCCAGCGAGGAGCAGCGGGCCGACTGCGAGCGGATCGCCACCGCGCTGCGCCGGCGGGGCATCCCGACCGAGGTGGCGCCGACCGCGGCCAAGTTCGGCAAGCAGATCCAGTTCGCCGACCGGCGCGGGATTCCGTACGTGTGGTTCCCGGGCGAGCCGGACACCGTGAAGGACATCCGCTCCGGTGAGCAGGTCGAGGCGGTCGCCGCTTCCTGGCAGCCGCCGGCCGCCGACCTGCACCCGGTTGTCACAGCAGGCTGA
- a CDS encoding winged helix-turn-helix transcriptional regulator, with protein sequence MVANVTALDWSVDNCTISRAMAILGEKWTIVVLREVFSGLRRFDDMRVRTGIPRQVLTNRLALLVEHGVLRRAPYREPGARVRHEYRLTEKGFDLYPVLIAVAEWGNRYLADPEGPPIQYAHRDCGAEVRVEMRCAEGHTITDKRAVVPRPGPGTRRR encoded by the coding sequence ATGGTCGCAAATGTCACAGCCCTCGACTGGTCCGTCGACAACTGCACGATCAGCCGGGCGATGGCGATCCTCGGCGAGAAGTGGACGATCGTGGTGCTGCGCGAGGTCTTCAGCGGGCTGCGGCGCTTCGACGACATGCGGGTGCGCACCGGCATCCCGCGCCAGGTGCTGACCAACCGGCTCGCCCTGCTGGTCGAGCACGGGGTGCTGCGGCGAGCGCCGTACCGGGAGCCCGGCGCCCGGGTGCGCCATGAGTACCGGCTGACCGAGAAGGGCTTCGACCTCTACCCGGTGCTGATCGCGGTCGCCGAGTGGGGCAACCGCTACCTGGCCGATCCGGAGGGGCCGCCGATCCAGTACGCCCACCGCGACTGCGGCGCCGAGGTGCGCGTCGAGATGCGCTGTGCGGAGGGGCACACGATCACCGACAAGCGTGCCGTGGTGCCGCGGCCGGGACCGGGTACCCGGCGGAGGTGA
- a CDS encoding MFS transporter, with amino-acid sequence MTDNDPWAPLRQPVFRMLWLAVLASNVGTWMQTVGAQWLVVHEPGAATWVSLVQAVTMLPVLLFALPSGALADTLDRRRMLLGVQIGLFGVGAVLAALTALDRMPPPLLLIFTFLLGVGQALTLPSWQALIPEVVPHDQLPAASALGAINTNLARSAGPAVGGLLVAHLGPAAVFALNALSFAVFALVLLLWRRPARTLSGHPEHFGSALRAGGRYVRYSPSIRRILGRVVLFVLPGSAIWGLLPLIAREELGMGASGYGVLLAALGVGAIVGALLMPRVRVRFRTNQMIAGTGLIYGAALAVIALVPDRVAVTVALVGAGLAWMMLVSRMNAALQLLLPNWVRARALAIYQLCFAGGQAVGALLWGQVAEAFGLTETFGVAAAVMVAGTLSVRILPVHTHEERDPAPAVFWAEPHLMIEPHLDDGPVLVSATWRVPEANTETFAAGMHELRWSRQRTGATQWGLFRDGADPAIFVEVYLVPTWAEHLRQHEGRLTGEDERAEERLIALAEGPPEVKHLLSHNTD; translated from the coding sequence GTGACCGACAACGACCCGTGGGCGCCCCTGCGGCAGCCCGTCTTCCGGATGCTCTGGCTGGCCGTGCTCGCCAGCAACGTCGGCACCTGGATGCAGACCGTCGGCGCGCAATGGCTGGTGGTGCACGAGCCCGGCGCGGCGACCTGGGTCAGTCTGGTGCAGGCGGTCACCATGCTGCCGGTGCTGCTCTTCGCCCTGCCGTCCGGGGCGCTGGCGGACACGCTGGACCGGCGGCGGATGCTGCTCGGCGTACAGATCGGGCTCTTCGGGGTGGGCGCGGTGCTGGCCGCGCTCACCGCGCTGGACCGGATGCCGCCTCCGCTGCTGTTGATCTTCACGTTCCTGCTCGGGGTCGGGCAGGCGCTGACGCTGCCGTCGTGGCAGGCGCTGATTCCCGAGGTGGTGCCGCACGACCAGCTGCCGGCCGCGTCCGCGCTCGGCGCGATCAACACCAACCTGGCCCGGTCCGCCGGGCCCGCGGTCGGCGGCCTGCTGGTGGCGCATCTCGGCCCGGCCGCGGTCTTCGCGCTGAACGCCCTCTCCTTCGCGGTGTTCGCGCTGGTGCTGCTCCTCTGGCGGCGCCCGGCCCGGACGCTCTCCGGGCACCCGGAGCATTTCGGCTCGGCGCTGCGGGCCGGCGGGCGCTACGTGCGCTACTCGCCGTCGATCCGGCGGATCCTGGGCCGTGTCGTGCTGTTCGTGCTTCCCGGCAGCGCGATCTGGGGCCTGCTGCCGCTGATCGCCCGCGAGGAACTCGGGATGGGCGCGAGCGGCTACGGCGTGCTGCTGGCAGCGCTGGGCGTGGGCGCGATCGTGGGCGCGCTGCTGATGCCGCGGGTACGCGTGCGGTTCCGCACCAACCAGATGATCGCCGGGACCGGGCTGATCTACGGCGCCGCGCTGGCGGTCATCGCGCTCGTGCCGGACCGGGTCGCCGTCACGGTGGCGCTGGTCGGCGCGGGTCTGGCCTGGATGATGCTGGTGTCGCGGATGAACGCGGCACTGCAGCTGCTGCTGCCGAACTGGGTGCGTGCCCGCGCGCTCGCCATCTACCAGCTCTGCTTCGCCGGTGGGCAGGCGGTCGGCGCGCTGCTGTGGGGCCAGGTCGCCGAGGCCTTCGGCCTCACCGAGACGTTCGGCGTGGCCGCGGCGGTGATGGTCGCCGGCACCTTGAGCGTACGGATCCTGCCCGTGCACACCCACGAGGAGCGCGACCCCGCCCCGGCCGTCTTCTGGGCCGAACCGCACCTCATGATCGAACCGCACCTGGACGACGGCCCGGTGCTGGTCTCGGCGACCTGGCGGGTGCCCGAGGCGAACACCGAGACTTTCGCCGCCGGGATGCACGAGCTGCGCTGGTCGCGGCAGCGTACCGGGGCCACGCAGTGGGGGCTGTTCCGCGACGGCGCGGACCCGGCGATCTTCGTCGAGGTCTACCTGGTGCCGACCTGGGCCGAGCATCTGCGCCAGCACGAGGGCCGGCTGACCGGCGAGGACGAGCGGGCCGAGGAGCGGCTGATCGCGCTGGCCGAGGGGCCGCCGGAAGTCAAGCACCTCCTGTCACACAACACCGATTAG
- a CDS encoding peptidylprolyl isomerase, with translation MSSIKDRQRAAARARLEKEMAERATAAKKRRRQQAIIGSALGVVVIAGAAVWIVNVLNKDEDKAGSPTAQAGTVACTWTPSDEASGGKVKDVGLPPANVPNVGTSTLTLDTSLGPIEATIDLTKAPCTGASYKHLASKNFLDNSKCHRLVNEASFKILQCGDPFATGKGWRETDGQGGPSYTMAEENLPTDTAKPYPAGSIAMANTGQPGSTGSQFFIVSEDTQLNPSYTLLGTITKGLDIVKDVVKAGDDGAFAQSAGGGHPKKELTIKTMTVS, from the coding sequence GTGTCGTCGATCAAGGACCGGCAGCGCGCGGCAGCGCGTGCCCGGCTCGAGAAGGAGATGGCCGAGCGCGCGACGGCCGCCAAGAAGCGCCGTCGCCAGCAGGCGATCATCGGCTCGGCGCTCGGCGTTGTCGTGATCGCCGGCGCGGCCGTCTGGATCGTCAACGTGCTGAACAAGGACGAGGACAAGGCGGGCAGCCCCACCGCCCAGGCCGGCACCGTCGCCTGCACCTGGACCCCATCCGACGAGGCGAGCGGCGGCAAGGTCAAGGACGTCGGCCTCCCGCCGGCGAACGTGCCGAACGTGGGCACCAGCACGCTGACCCTCGACACCAGCCTGGGCCCGATCGAGGCGACCATCGACCTCACCAAGGCGCCCTGCACCGGCGCGAGCTACAAGCACCTGGCGTCGAAGAACTTCCTCGACAACTCCAAGTGCCACCGGCTGGTCAACGAGGCGTCGTTCAAGATCCTGCAGTGCGGTGACCCGTTCGCCACCGGCAAGGGCTGGCGCGAGACCGACGGCCAGGGCGGCCCGAGCTACACCATGGCCGAGGAGAACCTGCCGACCGACACCGCGAAGCCGTACCCCGCCGGCTCCATCGCGATGGCCAACACCGGCCAGCCCGGCAGCACCGGCAGCCAGTTCTTCATCGTCTCCGAGGACACCCAGCTCAACCCGTCCTACACGCTGCTCGGCACCATCACCAAGGGCCTCGACATCGTGAAGGACGTGGTCAAGGCCGGCGACGACGGCGCCTTCGCGCAGTCCGCCGGCGGCGGCCACCCCAAGAAGGAACTCACGATCAAGACCATGACGGTCTCCTGA
- a CDS encoding acyl-ACP desaturase, with protein MPLDQTAILLELEPVVASNLDRHLALAKEWFPHEYVPWSEGRTFDGLLGGEPWRPDDSDLPDVARTALIVNLLTEDNLPSYHHEIATLFGRDGAWGTWVHRWTAEEGRHGIAIRDYLTVTRAVDPVALERARMVHMESGYANDHPDEVLHSVAYVAFQELATRISHRNTGRATGDPVAEQLLARVAADENLHMVFYRNLLAAAFDLAPDQAMRAVTDVTAGFKMPGANIEGFGRKALSIALAGIYDLRQHRDEVLAPVLRHWNVWDRTDVGAEGEKAREELAAQMRDLENQAARFEEKREARKQRGR; from the coding sequence GTGCCGCTGGACCAGACCGCAATTCTGCTCGAGCTCGAACCGGTGGTGGCGAGCAACCTCGACCGGCATCTCGCCCTGGCCAAGGAGTGGTTCCCGCACGAGTACGTGCCGTGGAGCGAAGGGCGCACGTTCGACGGTCTCCTCGGCGGTGAGCCCTGGCGACCGGACGATTCGGATTTGCCGGATGTGGCGCGTACCGCGCTGATCGTCAATCTGCTCACCGAGGACAATCTGCCGTCGTACCACCATGAGATCGCCACGCTCTTCGGCCGGGACGGGGCCTGGGGGACCTGGGTGCACCGGTGGACGGCCGAGGAAGGCCGGCACGGGATCGCCATCCGCGACTACCTGACCGTGACGCGCGCCGTGGACCCGGTCGCTCTGGAGCGGGCCCGGATGGTGCACATGGAGTCCGGTTACGCCAACGACCACCCCGACGAGGTGCTGCACTCGGTGGCGTACGTGGCGTTTCAAGAACTCGCCACCCGCATCTCGCACCGCAACACCGGCCGGGCCACCGGCGATCCCGTCGCCGAACAGCTGCTCGCCCGGGTCGCCGCCGACGAGAACCTGCACATGGTGTTCTACCGCAACCTGCTCGCCGCGGCTTTCGACCTCGCGCCCGATCAGGCGATGCGGGCGGTCACCGACGTCACCGCCGGCTTCAAGATGCCCGGCGCCAACATCGAGGGCTTCGGGCGCAAGGCGCTGTCCATCGCCCTGGCCGGCATCTACGACCTGCGGCAGCACCGCGACGAGGTGCTCGCGCCGGTGCTGCGCCACTGGAACGTGTGGGATCGCACGGATGTGGGCGCCGAGGGGGAGAAGGCGCGCGAGGAGCTGGCCGCGCAGATGCGCGACCTGGAGAATCAGGCCGCACGCTTCGAGGAGAAGCGCGAGGCACGCAAGCAGCGCGGCCGCTGA
- a CDS encoding MBL fold metallo-hydrolase — MLVTGFPAEAFGTNCYVVAAGPGEQCLIVDPGIGVLDQLDEVLAQHRLSPAAVLLTHGHLDHTFSVAPVCGARGITAYVHPADLEMLADPSKGLSADLNQIFGGRLEYSEPDDVAELTDGAVLSLAGLEVTVDHAPGHTGGSVLFRLPGTPSFEAEEICFSGDVLFAGSIGRTDLPGGSTPTMMTSLRDKILPLADDTVVLPGHGPATTIGRERASNPYLRELTAAPGRGF, encoded by the coding sequence GTGCTCGTCACCGGCTTTCCGGCCGAGGCCTTCGGCACCAACTGCTATGTGGTGGCCGCCGGTCCGGGCGAGCAGTGCCTGATCGTCGATCCGGGCATCGGCGTGCTCGACCAGCTGGACGAGGTGCTGGCCCAACACCGCTTGTCTCCGGCCGCGGTGCTGCTCACGCACGGGCACCTGGACCACACCTTCTCGGTGGCGCCGGTCTGCGGCGCGCGCGGCATCACGGCATATGTGCACCCTGCCGACCTGGAGATGCTCGCCGACCCGTCGAAGGGTCTGAGTGCCGACCTCAACCAGATCTTCGGCGGCCGCCTGGAGTATTCGGAACCCGACGACGTGGCCGAGCTGACCGACGGCGCCGTGCTCTCGCTCGCGGGCCTCGAGGTGACTGTCGATCACGCTCCCGGCCATACCGGCGGGTCGGTGCTGTTCCGCCTGCCCGGCACGCCCTCGTTCGAAGCCGAGGAGATCTGCTTCTCCGGGGACGTGCTCTTCGCGGGATCCATCGGGCGCACCGACCTGCCGGGTGGCAGCACCCCGACGATGATGACCAGCCTGCGGGACAAGATCCTGCCGCTGGCCGACGACACCGTCGTGCTGCCCGGCCACGGACCGGCCACCACCATCGGCCGTGAGCGCGCGTCCAACCCGTACCTGCGGGAGCTGACCGCCGCGCCCGGCCGCGGCTTCTGA
- a CDS encoding PaaI family thioesterase, which produces MTQTQDAPASARTRTFSWSDPTEHAALLGRRSGLEMLQAMSAGELPPPPIMHLIDAAGMRAEEGSVTLELEPQEFHYNPLGTVHGGVISTLLDTAAACSVHSTLPAGVGYTSMDLNVKFLRAVTVDSGRLTCTGTVLQRGRRTALAEARLTDAAGRLIAHATSSCLLFELPTA; this is translated from the coding sequence ATGACGCAGACTCAGGATGCTCCCGCTTCGGCCCGCACCCGCACCTTCAGCTGGAGCGACCCGACCGAGCACGCCGCGCTGCTCGGCCGGCGCAGCGGCCTCGAGATGCTCCAGGCGATGTCGGCCGGTGAGCTCCCCCCGCCGCCGATCATGCACCTGATCGACGCGGCCGGCATGCGCGCCGAGGAGGGCAGCGTCACCCTCGAGCTGGAGCCGCAGGAGTTCCACTACAACCCGCTCGGCACCGTGCACGGCGGCGTGATCTCCACCCTGCTCGACACCGCCGCCGCCTGCTCCGTGCACAGCACCCTGCCGGCAGGCGTCGGCTACACCAGCATGGACCTCAACGTGAAGTTCCTGCGCGCCGTCACCGTCGACTCCGGCCGCCTGACCTGCACCGGCACCGTCCTGCAGCGCGGCCGGCGCACCGCCCTGGCCGAGGCCCGCCTCACCGACGCCGCCGGCCGGCTGATCGCCCACGCCACCTCGAGCTGCCTGCTCTTCGAGCTGCCCACCGCCTGA